In the genome of Paenibacillus pabuli, one region contains:
- a CDS encoding aminopeptidase, with amino-acid sequence MNQQRIDVSKNVLVECLGLRSGETLAVVADDAKRELAESIYEAGKALGADAVLMVMKERSKSGEEPPAPIAEAMKRADVAVCVTRYSLTHTQARKQAAAAGTRVATMPGMTDDMFMNGAITAEYPKVKALTDKVTAMLTAGSRVRIEKDGHQLAFSIQERNGVPSTGMYLNPGESGNLPSGEAYIAPVEGIGEGEILVDGSIAGIGAISEPVLLTIREGRLVSASGSEGDKLLTMLGEGDGRILGEFGIGTNDKARITGVVLEDEKVYGTIHVAFGSNNTFGGTVAAGVHIDAVVQKPDVYIDDVLIMRQGELLDRE; translated from the coding sequence ATGAATCAGCAACGAATTGACGTCAGTAAAAATGTTTTGGTGGAATGCCTTGGACTTCGCAGTGGTGAAACGCTGGCTGTTGTGGCGGATGATGCCAAGAGAGAACTGGCCGAATCCATATATGAGGCAGGCAAGGCACTGGGAGCAGATGCAGTGCTTATGGTGATGAAAGAACGAAGCAAATCCGGTGAAGAACCCCCTGCACCGATTGCGGAAGCAATGAAGCGTGCAGATGTTGCTGTATGCGTAACCCGTTATTCACTAACCCATACACAGGCGCGTAAACAGGCAGCAGCTGCTGGAACCCGCGTAGCCACGATGCCGGGTATGACGGACGATATGTTCATGAATGGTGCCATTACCGCAGAATATCCCAAAGTGAAGGCTTTGACGGATAAGGTTACGGCCATGCTGACTGCAGGAAGCCGTGTCCGCATTGAGAAAGATGGACATCAGCTGGCATTCTCAATACAGGAGCGTAATGGTGTGCCGAGCACAGGCATGTATCTCAATCCGGGGGAGTCAGGAAATTTGCCTTCCGGTGAAGCTTACATCGCTCCTGTTGAGGGCATTGGCGAGGGTGAAATCCTTGTGGATGGCTCAATTGCAGGAATAGGTGCAATTAGTGAACCTGTATTATTAACGATTAGAGAAGGTCGTCTTGTTTCGGCAAGCGGCTCAGAAGGAGACAAGCTGTTAACCATGCTGGGCGAAGGTGATGGTCGAATTCTTGGTGAATTTGGTATTGGTACCAATGACAAGGCTCGAATCACAGGAGTTGTCCTGGAGGACGAGAAAGTCTACGGTACCATTCATGTTGCGTTCGGCAGTAATAATACCTTTGGTGGCACAGTTGCAGCGGGTGTTCATATTGATGCCGTGGTGCAAAAGCCGGATGTATACATTGATGATGTGCTTATTATGCGTCAGGGTGAACTGCTTGATCGGGAATAG
- a CDS encoding cache domain-containing sensor histidine kinase, protein MMSKYYSIRTKLIAFMLIATTIPLLASISMTFIQTKTALREQAVAENKRLIFQASTNLNNYVDNVARASLAVYNDPNFLRNLAKIPGDYRAVAEVYTTLQTIRSAVPDVFQLYLHSFAANQSTLIANPFPKREERKQAYSDSLHGKSDDKSPDIWVESAHVSHSYGFKAASADDPPRTVITLHRVIKDVPSTKRLGVLAIDLNMNTIAEICSRLYDPAKEQIYVIDNQNQIIFEGKSEVSGTDSLRQEAATKLNSARSDAGTTQTASGHFEQDHSMYVYQQLGSPFADWTIVKQIPNETLYASATTLTWNNAMIAIAALLLVIVATLFISIRITGPLKQLMRYMNQIQAGRLHVDIRLTSRDEIGVLARHFRDMMDTVNNLILREYRLEIANKTNQLKALQAQIHPHFLYNTLQSIGTLALQQQGQRVYVLLSSLSKMLRYSMRDQTRVTLHEEAEHARLYLELQKERFGDRLEVELDFAEDTLRAEMPRMTLQPLIENYFKHGADIQPGKGKIQISSRRTPENWIQIRLENNGPCIPEDKLSEIHRWLRPVSISSDSSQESDETESIGLRNVMRRLQLNSPPGYNATLTIGNLEPNGVEIIVKIYAGE, encoded by the coding sequence ATGATGTCAAAATACTACAGCATTCGCACCAAGCTCATCGCTTTTATGCTCATTGCCACGACGATTCCGCTGCTGGCGTCCATCAGCATGACGTTTATCCAGACCAAGACCGCCCTGCGTGAGCAGGCCGTTGCCGAGAATAAACGCCTGATCTTTCAGGCGTCTACCAATCTCAACAATTACGTGGATAACGTGGCAAGAGCTTCGCTTGCTGTGTACAATGATCCGAATTTTCTGCGGAATCTGGCGAAAATCCCCGGCGACTATCGTGCAGTTGCCGAGGTATACACTACCTTGCAGACGATACGCTCGGCTGTTCCCGATGTATTTCAGCTGTATCTGCACTCCTTTGCTGCCAATCAATCGACATTGATTGCGAATCCTTTCCCGAAGCGGGAAGAGCGCAAACAGGCCTACTCCGACTCGCTTCATGGAAAATCAGACGATAAAAGTCCGGATATCTGGGTCGAATCGGCGCACGTTAGTCATTCCTACGGCTTCAAGGCGGCGTCAGCCGATGACCCTCCAAGAACGGTGATTACCCTTCACCGTGTGATCAAGGATGTGCCTTCGACCAAACGATTGGGCGTGCTCGCCATTGATTTGAACATGAATACCATTGCTGAAATCTGCAGCAGACTGTATGATCCGGCAAAGGAACAGATCTATGTCATCGACAATCAGAACCAGATTATTTTCGAAGGAAAATCGGAAGTCAGCGGAACGGATAGTTTACGTCAGGAAGCAGCGACTAAGCTGAATTCGGCACGTTCCGATGCAGGAACAACACAGACCGCTTCCGGTCATTTTGAACAGGATCATTCGATGTATGTGTACCAGCAATTAGGCAGCCCATTTGCAGACTGGACCATTGTTAAACAGATTCCGAATGAAACGTTGTACGCAAGTGCCACCACTTTAACGTGGAATAATGCCATGATCGCCATTGCCGCCCTGTTATTGGTCATTGTGGCAACCTTGTTCATCTCGATCCGCATCACCGGACCCCTGAAGCAATTAATGCGTTATATGAATCAGATTCAGGCAGGGCGTCTGCATGTGGATATCCGGTTAACGAGCCGGGATGAGATCGGTGTGCTGGCCCGTCATTTCCGGGATATGATGGATACGGTGAACAATTTGATTTTGCGGGAATATCGCCTTGAAATTGCGAATAAAACGAATCAGCTTAAAGCGCTGCAAGCCCAGATCCATCCGCATTTTCTGTACAATACACTGCAGTCGATTGGTACACTTGCTCTGCAGCAGCAAGGGCAGCGGGTATATGTACTGCTCTCTTCCCTATCCAAAATGCTGCGCTACAGCATGCGTGACCAGACCAGGGTCACTTTGCACGAAGAGGCCGAGCATGCGAGGCTCTATCTAGAACTGCAAAAAGAGCGGTTCGGTGACCGCCTGGAGGTTGAACTGGATTTTGCTGAAGATACCCTGCGCGCCGAGATGCCGAGAATGACCTTGCAGCCTTTAATTGAGAATTATTTCAAGCATGGGGCGGATATACAGCCTGGAAAAGGTAAAATACAAATCTCCAGCCGTCGAACGCCTGAGAATTGGATTCAGATCCGGTTGGAAAATAACGGGCCATGCATTCCGGAAGACAAGTTGTCCGAGATTCATCGTTGGTTGCGTCCGGTATCCATATCTTCCGATTCCTCTCAAGAATCGGATGAGACCGAGTCGATTGGACTTCGTAACGTGATGCGCAGGCTCCAGTTGAACTCACCTCCGGGATACAATGCAACACTTACGATCGGCAATCTGGAACCGAATGGTGTGGAGATCATAGTCAAAATATACGCGGGAGAGTGA
- a CDS encoding carbohydrate ABC transporter permease has product MKHRKSSQLLQQLVFVGPSIVFFILIIVVPFLLGMVYSFTDWNGVSANIHWVGFDNFKQIFSNDPKFVSAFWFTVRFTLVGVILTNVIGFFLAYFLTKPLKTRNFLRTIFFMPNVIGGLLLGFIWQFIFVKGFSAVGDVTGWSFFNLPWLGDEPTAFWGIVIVFVWQTAGYLMVIYISSLTNVSPDLLEAAEIDGASRWQVLRSIIFPLIMPGVTICLFLAISWSFKMFDLNLSLTKGGPFGSTESVALNIYNEAFVNNRYGIGTAKALVFFVIVAIITMIQVRVTKSKEVEA; this is encoded by the coding sequence ATGAAGCATCGCAAATCTTCACAGCTGTTACAGCAGCTTGTGTTCGTGGGTCCCTCCATCGTCTTTTTTATTCTCATTATCGTGGTTCCTTTCCTGCTTGGCATGGTATATTCCTTTACCGACTGGAACGGGGTGTCGGCGAACATTCATTGGGTAGGATTCGACAATTTCAAGCAAATTTTCTCGAATGATCCCAAGTTTGTATCTGCGTTTTGGTTTACGGTGCGCTTCACCTTGGTTGGTGTAATTTTAACCAATGTTATCGGTTTTTTCCTGGCGTATTTCCTGACCAAACCGCTCAAGACGAGAAACTTTCTGCGTACGATCTTCTTTATGCCTAACGTGATCGGTGGACTGTTGCTCGGCTTTATCTGGCAGTTCATATTTGTGAAAGGGTTTTCAGCAGTAGGCGACGTAACCGGATGGTCCTTCTTCAACCTCCCATGGTTGGGAGACGAACCGACCGCCTTCTGGGGTATCGTCATTGTATTTGTCTGGCAAACCGCAGGATATTTGATGGTGATCTACATCTCGTCCTTGACCAACGTATCGCCGGATCTGCTGGAAGCTGCAGAAATTGATGGTGCCAGCCGCTGGCAGGTACTTCGCAGCATTATTTTTCCACTTATTATGCCGGGAGTCACGATCTGTCTGTTTCTTGCCATCTCCTGGTCATTCAAAATGTTCGATCTCAATCTGTCGCTGACCAAAGGTGGACCGTTTGGATCAACAGAATCGGTAGCACTGAATATTTACAATGAAGCTTTTGTAAATAATCGATACGGCATCGGTACAGCCAAAGCACTTGTGTTCTTCGTCATCGTTGCTATTATCACCATGATTCAGGTGCGTGTAACGAAGAGCAAGGAGGTGGAGGCATAA
- a CDS encoding TetR/AcrR family transcriptional regulator, which produces MNRTKAVEVAAQLFLRQGYSYVSMDEVVRTSGVSKSNIYYHFKNKEELLQAVVQYWIAQYESQLYLLLSQRERGVEERIYSFMALLSAGMEGRDYKGSCPFITLYMQTPASAPEVKESIARFFRELQPMMEKLLQQGLDRGEFRKGIEPGPAAALFIAALEGSLVLAETARDIGIIEQSARTFCQMLR; this is translated from the coding sequence GTGAATCGGACCAAGGCAGTCGAAGTGGCTGCTCAGTTATTTTTGCGTCAGGGATACAGCTATGTCAGCATGGACGAGGTCGTGCGGACAAGCGGAGTATCCAAATCGAATATTTATTATCATTTCAAAAACAAGGAGGAATTGCTCCAGGCCGTAGTGCAATACTGGATTGCCCAGTATGAATCGCAGCTCTACCTGCTGCTCAGTCAGCGTGAACGAGGTGTGGAAGAACGGATCTATTCATTCATGGCATTACTGTCCGCAGGCATGGAAGGGCGCGATTATAAAGGAAGTTGTCCGTTTATTACATTGTATATGCAGACACCAGCCAGCGCACCCGAAGTGAAAGAAAGCATAGCCCGCTTTTTCCGTGAGCTGCAGCCGATGATGGAGAAGTTGTTGCAGCAAGGGCTGGATCGGGGCGAATTTCGTAAAGGGATTGAGCCGGGACCTGCCGCTGCGTTATTTATTGCAGCTCTGGAGGGTTCACTCGTACTTGCCGAGACTGCGCGCGACATAGGAATTATTGAACAGTCAGCACGTACATTTTGTCAGATGCTTCGGTGA
- a CDS encoding aspartate/glutamate racemase family protein — MLGLIRVITLHQEADIHRHGALIEERYGMRVHSRCIPDQPLGVYDQATELEAIPKIVDLARELEQEGCTSIGISCAADPGLAEMRAAVHIPVYGAGSCAAHLALTSAERVGVLTILEEVPILIREILGDAYIGMRRPEGVVTTLDLNTPQGRIAAMEAARKLKAEGAESVVLACTGFATMGFAMDVEKELHIRALDPIYSLGAAVSVSASNV; from the coding sequence ATGTTGGGTCTTATCCGAGTGATTACGCTTCATCAGGAAGCGGATATCCACAGACACGGGGCATTGATTGAAGAGCGATATGGCATGCGGGTTCACAGTCGCTGCATTCCTGATCAACCACTGGGTGTATATGATCAGGCTACAGAGCTTGAAGCGATACCCAAAATTGTGGATTTGGCGCGGGAACTGGAGCAGGAGGGCTGTACTTCCATAGGAATCAGTTGTGCAGCTGACCCGGGTCTTGCAGAAATGCGTGCCGCTGTTCACATCCCGGTCTATGGTGCGGGGTCATGTGCCGCCCATCTTGCACTCACTTCAGCAGAACGAGTAGGTGTACTAACCATTCTGGAGGAAGTGCCTATCCTGATTCGAGAAATACTGGGCGATGCATACATCGGGATGAGGCGTCCCGAAGGTGTGGTAACCACACTGGATCTCAACACGCCACAGGGGAGAATTGCAGCTATGGAAGCCGCCAGAAAACTGAAAGCAGAAGGTGCCGAATCCGTTGTACTTGCGTGTACCGGTTTTGCGACGATGGGTTTCGCCATGGATGTGGAAAAAGAACTGCATATTCGGGCACTTGATCCAATTTATTCATTGGGAGCCGCTGTTTCTGTTTCTGCATCCAATGTCTAG
- a CDS encoding carbohydrate ABC transporter permease, which produces MDTSKNYRFSTIVTEIVMVLIGLLFLVPFYFLFVNSVKTFGDLLTNSAAWPEVFQWGNYANAWEKIKFPSALMNSLIVTVVSNLLLVLISSMAAYRMVRSDTRFNRILFGMFIAAMVIPFQSIMIPLVTVTSNLGLIDSLGGLIICYLGFGAPMSVFLFHGFVKSVPVEIEEAARVDGSSAYGVFFRIVFPLMKPMYVTVIILNTLWIWNDYLLPSLILQSSNLRTIPIATFALFGQYTKQWDLALPALVLGIMPIIIFFLLMQKYIIQGITAGSVKG; this is translated from the coding sequence ATGGACACGTCAAAAAATTACCGCTTCAGTACCATTGTAACCGAGATTGTGATGGTGCTCATTGGATTATTGTTCCTGGTTCCGTTTTACTTCCTGTTTGTCAACTCGGTCAAAACATTTGGTGACCTGCTTACCAACTCGGCCGCATGGCCGGAGGTGTTCCAATGGGGCAACTATGCGAACGCCTGGGAGAAAATCAAATTCCCGTCAGCGCTGATGAACTCGCTCATTGTCACCGTAGTCAGCAATCTGCTGCTGGTATTGATCAGCTCCATGGCCGCCTACCGAATGGTACGCAGCGATACGCGTTTTAACCGGATTTTGTTCGGCATGTTCATTGCAGCCATGGTAATTCCGTTTCAGTCTATCATGATTCCACTCGTTACTGTAACCAGTAACCTCGGGCTGATCGACAGTCTTGGTGGGCTGATCATCTGTTATCTTGGCTTTGGCGCACCGATGTCCGTCTTCCTGTTCCACGGATTCGTCAAATCGGTTCCTGTGGAAATTGAAGAGGCAGCTCGGGTGGATGGAAGCTCCGCCTACGGCGTATTCTTCCGAATTGTATTTCCGCTCATGAAGCCGATGTATGTTACCGTCATCATCCTGAATACCCTCTGGATCTGGAATGACTATCTGCTGCCATCCCTGATTCTGCAAAGCTCCAACTTGCGTACTATTCCGATTGCGACCTTTGCGCTCTTCGGACAATATACAAAACAATGGGATCTCGCCCTGCCTGCACTGGTGCTTGGCATTATGCCAATTATCATCTTCTTCCTGCTGATGCAGAAATACATCATTCAGGGGATTACCGCCGGATCCGTTAAAGGGTAG
- a CDS encoding ABC transporter substrate-binding protein: protein MKRMTKLTLLMLIAFSVMLAGCGNGDKSGSPVNTDAQSGGEAAAGDKTIKIFQFKVEIAEALNRLKAEYESSHPGIKLDIQTVGGGSDYGAALKAKFAAGEQPDIFNVGGYRELDTWLEYLEDLSGEAWVKDVLDVAKEPMTKDGKLYGQPLALEGYGFIYNKDLFQKAGITEIPTTLEQLDQAAQKLQAAGITPFSNGYQEWWVLGNHNVNVAFANQADPVKFIQGLNEGTEKIPGNQVFTDWMNMLDLTLKYSNKNPLTTDYNTQVTLFASGEAAMMQQGNWTQVQIDGIDPNLNLGILPMPITNEPNDKLFVGVPNYWVVNKNSQVKPEAKEFLEWLVTSDIGKQYMTKEFKFIPAFSSIQASEEDLGDLATEIMKYSQENKTLSWNFNRFPEGVPQEFGSTIQAYVAGKSDKKALLDALQQNWDSLKK from the coding sequence ATGAAAAGAATGACCAAGTTGACGTTGCTTATGCTGATTGCTTTTTCCGTAATGCTTGCAGGTTGTGGTAACGGAGATAAGAGTGGCAGTCCTGTCAACACAGACGCCCAAAGTGGCGGAGAGGCTGCTGCAGGAGACAAAACCATTAAAATCTTTCAGTTCAAAGTCGAAATTGCGGAAGCGCTTAACCGGCTCAAAGCGGAATATGAGTCCTCCCATCCAGGCATCAAACTGGACATTCAGACCGTGGGTGGCGGCAGTGACTACGGCGCTGCATTGAAAGCCAAATTCGCTGCTGGCGAACAACCGGATATTTTCAACGTTGGTGGATATCGTGAACTGGACACATGGCTCGAATACCTGGAAGATCTGTCAGGTGAAGCATGGGTAAAAGATGTGCTTGATGTTGCCAAAGAGCCGATGACCAAAGACGGCAAATTGTATGGACAACCGCTGGCACTGGAAGGCTATGGTTTCATTTATAACAAAGACCTTTTCCAAAAAGCAGGCATCACTGAAATTCCAACCACATTGGAACAATTGGATCAGGCTGCACAGAAACTTCAAGCCGCAGGCATTACCCCGTTCTCCAATGGATATCAGGAGTGGTGGGTACTTGGCAATCATAACGTAAACGTGGCATTTGCGAATCAGGCAGATCCGGTGAAATTTATCCAAGGCCTTAACGAAGGCACAGAGAAAATCCCTGGTAACCAAGTATTCACGGACTGGATGAACATGCTCGATTTGACGCTCAAATACAGCAACAAAAACCCGCTCACAACGGACTACAACACACAGGTAACCCTGTTTGCCAGTGGAGAAGCAGCGATGATGCAGCAAGGGAACTGGACGCAGGTACAAATTGATGGCATCGATCCTAATCTGAATCTCGGCATTCTGCCAATGCCAATTACGAATGAACCGAATGACAAATTGTTTGTTGGTGTACCAAACTACTGGGTTGTGAACAAGAATTCGCAAGTAAAACCGGAAGCAAAAGAGTTTTTGGAATGGCTCGTGACATCGGATATCGGTAAACAATATATGACCAAAGAGTTCAAATTCATCCCGGCATTCAGTTCGATTCAAGCATCCGAAGAGGACCTGGGTGACCTTGCAACCGAGATCATGAAGTACAGCCAAGAGAACAAAACATTAAGCTGGAACTTCAACCGTTTCCCTGAAGGTGTTCCACAAGAATTTGGCAGCACAATTCAAGCGTATGTTGCAGGTAAATCGGACAAAAAAGCGCTGCTTGATGCATTGCAACAAAACTGGGATAGTCTGAAAAAGTAA
- a CDS encoding DUF1177 domain-containing protein — protein MPLQKTLLALDALDSAYVNGESVKQLFVQYPQVSVEVLTVQGEKGSTDFVKIIIPGTEGKLSGGQAPTMGIVGRLGGIGARPTRIGLVSDADGAVAAVAAGLKLADMQTKGDSLKGDVIVTTHICPDAPTLPHEPVDFMDSPVDILQMNEHEVLPEMEAILSIDTTKGNRVINHKGIAISPTVKEGYILRVSDDLLRIMEMTTGQLPVTFPITTQDITPYGNDLYHINSILQPAVATHAPVVGVAITAQSAVPGCGTGASHEVDIASAVRLVVETAKEFTNGTCSFYNVEEYNLITRLYGSMKVLQTPGIQVAPSA, from the coding sequence ATGCCACTTCAAAAAACGTTATTGGCACTGGACGCGCTGGACAGCGCTTATGTAAATGGTGAGAGTGTAAAACAATTATTTGTTCAATATCCACAGGTTTCCGTTGAAGTGCTTACGGTACAAGGGGAAAAAGGAAGTACGGATTTTGTTAAAATAATCATCCCTGGTACGGAAGGCAAGTTGTCCGGAGGACAGGCGCCTACGATGGGGATCGTCGGACGGCTGGGTGGAATTGGTGCCCGTCCAACACGCATCGGACTCGTGTCGGATGCCGATGGCGCCGTCGCTGCTGTTGCAGCAGGACTAAAACTTGCGGATATGCAGACCAAAGGTGACTCGCTCAAGGGGGATGTCATTGTGACGACACATATTTGTCCAGATGCCCCTACTCTTCCGCATGAACCGGTTGATTTTATGGACTCTCCGGTCGACATTTTGCAAATGAACGAACATGAGGTTCTGCCTGAGATGGAAGCCATCTTGTCCATTGATACCACCAAAGGAAACCGGGTGATTAACCATAAAGGAATCGCCATTTCACCAACGGTGAAAGAGGGATACATTTTACGGGTGAGCGATGATTTGCTCCGAATCATGGAGATGACTACAGGGCAGCTGCCTGTGACTTTCCCAATCACGACGCAGGATATTACGCCTTATGGCAATGACTTATACCATATCAATTCCATTTTGCAGCCAGCGGTGGCTACACATGCTCCCGTTGTAGGCGTAGCTATAACAGCTCAATCTGCAGTTCCGGGATGTGGCACGGGGGCGAGCCATGAAGTTGATATTGCAAGCGCGGTTCGTTTGGTAGTGGAGACAGCCAAGGAATTCACGAATGGTACCTGCTCGTTCTACAATGTGGAGGAATATAACCTGATCACTCGTCTGTATGGTTCCATGAAAGTGCTTCAGACCCCGGGGATACAAGTGGCTCCGTCTGCATAG
- a CDS encoding alpha/beta fold hydrolase, with product MSVHNESTTILMTGSTGFIGKEAVKQLGDSEAQLLLLVRSESRARTVLNAYGVTDFRHITFIQGDLSALGLGLNQADRERALQANIIIHAGGTMDVTLQPKVAEQIFMNGAREIAKLAEEIQRTHGLRHFIHVVGFMSPYGREDSPSISSVNEDVGDKSGRHKLWISKAFHSESAYEHMKFEADRYIRQHAEQHAYALSVVNPSTVVGPHPTGATEQTGGIGMMIQAMRRGRMPVIPGGLQHWLPLVSNDVVAQTLVFLTRDSNPSGGTYPLLSRKSDSPDMKELIRLLAAELDVAAPRWSVPLPMIHAAMKAGGTKISGIPPESIAFITKQDFEVQQTERLFERMGKRLPEVSELLPYVTADLDYRFSYPSQNDLPQGWTRTRVGVLAALMHEGQGDPWVIVHGLMSSADDMMGLGDALWSMTGNPVWLVDLAGFGRSPVQRNKERGTAFQGQVKAVRSVLDEVQGPVKLVGHSVGAAIVAVAMQESGRQNIQLAMLQPVWGGARDGRQRLVSSFPRRLLRGLLSRMTPQQVAAQLKRAEASETHPTMLEDYARRASSGLKSPRIAGANADLLHWIQSHSANKVLQTSVSAEANHTLVVWGINDQGYSRPENIHSLVQHVELPYGHQFPLFHANETASLLVNWQMKRQ from the coding sequence ATGAGTGTACATAATGAATCCACCACTATTTTAATGACAGGCAGTACCGGATTTATAGGCAAAGAGGCAGTAAAACAGCTTGGGGACAGTGAAGCACAATTATTGCTGCTTGTACGCTCTGAATCCAGAGCAAGGACGGTTCTGAATGCATACGGAGTAACGGACTTTAGGCACATTACTTTTATTCAGGGGGATTTGTCGGCCCTTGGTCTGGGGCTGAACCAAGCAGATCGTGAACGTGCTCTTCAGGCCAATATCATTATACATGCAGGTGGAACAATGGATGTCACGTTGCAGCCGAAGGTGGCAGAACAGATTTTTATGAATGGGGCAAGAGAGATTGCCAAACTGGCTGAGGAAATTCAGCGTACACACGGATTGAGGCATTTTATCCATGTCGTCGGTTTTATGAGTCCGTATGGGAGGGAGGATTCTCCGTCCATATCTTCAGTCAATGAAGATGTTGGGGATAAGTCGGGCAGGCACAAGTTATGGATTAGCAAAGCGTTCCACTCCGAAAGCGCTTATGAGCATATGAAATTTGAAGCGGATCGTTATATTCGACAACACGCCGAACAACATGCGTATGCTTTATCGGTGGTAAACCCCAGTACGGTCGTCGGTCCACATCCGACAGGTGCTACCGAACAAACGGGCGGGATTGGCATGATGATACAGGCGATGAGAAGAGGGAGAATGCCGGTGATTCCTGGTGGTCTGCAGCACTGGTTGCCACTCGTCTCCAATGACGTGGTTGCACAGACCCTTGTTTTTCTGACGAGGGACAGCAATCCTTCCGGCGGTACTTATCCCTTGTTATCCAGAAAATCGGACAGCCCGGATATGAAGGAACTGATTCGGTTGCTGGCAGCAGAACTGGATGTAGCGGCACCGCGATGGTCAGTGCCTCTGCCCATGATCCATGCAGCCATGAAGGCTGGTGGCACAAAGATCAGCGGAATACCGCCAGAATCCATTGCGTTTATTACGAAACAGGATTTTGAAGTGCAGCAGACGGAGCGGTTATTTGAGCGAATGGGCAAAAGGTTGCCTGAGGTTAGCGAGCTATTGCCTTACGTGACAGCTGATTTGGACTATCGTTTCAGCTATCCTTCACAGAATGATCTGCCTCAGGGCTGGACTCGGACACGCGTAGGTGTTCTGGCGGCGCTGATGCATGAAGGTCAGGGGGACCCCTGGGTGATTGTGCATGGTTTGATGAGCAGTGCTGACGATATGATGGGCCTGGGAGATGCGTTATGGAGTATGACGGGAAATCCGGTATGGCTTGTGGATCTTGCCGGATTTGGACGTTCCCCGGTTCAGCGGAACAAGGAAAGAGGGACGGCCTTTCAAGGGCAGGTCAAAGCGGTGCGTAGTGTACTGGATGAGGTACAAGGTCCGGTCAAACTAGTAGGGCATTCTGTTGGAGCGGCTATCGTCGCGGTGGCCATGCAGGAGAGTGGGCGTCAAAATATTCAGCTTGCCATGCTTCAGCCGGTATGGGGTGGAGCAAGGGACGGAAGGCAGCGCTTGGTCTCAAGCTTCCCGAGAAGATTGCTGCGAGGATTGTTGTCGCGGATGACTCCTCAGCAAGTAGCCGCGCAGCTAAAAAGAGCAGAAGCGTCGGAGACCCATCCAACAATGCTTGAGGATTATGCGAGGAGAGCCTCTTCCGGTTTGAAATCTCCACGCATCGCAGGAGCGAATGCTGATTTGCTTCACTGGATACAGTCCCATTCAGCCAATAAAGTGCTGCAGACAAGTGTGAGTGCGGAGGCGAACCACACACTCGTGGTTTGGGGGATAAATGATCAGGGATACTCACGCCCCGAAAATATTCATTCATTGGTTCAACATGTGGAACTCCCCTATGGGCATCAATTCCCATTGTTTCATGCCAATGAAACGGCCTCACTGCTTGTGAATTGGCAAATGAAGAGACAGTAA
- a CDS encoding AroM family protein: protein MIKQLGMITIGQAPRTDVAPVIEKYLEGRAELIQVGVLDGLSAAQITALAPEPGDYVLTSRLQDGSAAIVSREKIRPILERKIREFEALNVPNILLLCTGSFPGLRSAKVHLIEPDRIVPPAVQALADGRRLGLIGPLPEQAGQLDLKFSSLVQPAFAAASPYTSGESEFRQAAESLKGRVELILLDCMGYDERHRQWVADASEGIPVILSNALMGKLVAEMV from the coding sequence ATGATCAAGCAGCTTGGCATGATTACGATTGGACAAGCTCCGCGCACCGATGTTGCGCCTGTCATAGAAAAGTATTTGGAGGGACGGGCGGAGCTCATTCAAGTCGGAGTATTGGACGGCTTGTCAGCCGCTCAGATTACTGCGCTGGCACCGGAGCCTGGTGATTACGTGCTAACTTCCCGGCTGCAGGATGGCAGTGCGGCCATCGTATCCCGTGAAAAAATAAGGCCGATTCTGGAACGGAAAATCCGAGAGTTTGAAGCTTTGAATGTCCCCAATATTCTGTTGCTGTGCACAGGTTCATTTCCGGGCTTGCGTTCAGCCAAGGTGCACCTTATTGAGCCTGACCGCATCGTTCCTCCAGCCGTACAGGCCCTGGCCGATGGCCGCCGCCTTGGGCTGATCGGGCCGTTGCCAGAACAAGCGGGACAGCTTGATCTGAAGTTCTCCTCCCTGGTTCAGCCCGCGTTTGCTGCTGCTTCTCCCTATACATCCGGCGAATCTGAATTCCGTCAGGCTGCCGAATCCTTGAAGGGGCGTGTTGAACTCATTTTACTGGACTGCATGGGGTATGATGAGCGCCACCGTCAATGGGTTGCCGATGCCAGCGAAGGAATCCCGGTCATTTTGTCGAATGCTCTAATGGGTAAGTTAGTAGCGGAAATGGTCTGA